One part of the Desulfovibrio sp. genome encodes these proteins:
- the raiA gene encoding ribosome-associated translation inhibitor RaiA, whose translation MNISFAFKNFEASEHLKKYARRRMEKLGRFFGKASGLEVAVVLTVDKFRHRCEVTVTGEGLHINATEQTSDMYAAIDLVTDKVESQIKRQVARVKAQRRHARNTDVDVFTYNLDADADLQQPVDGTDRLATKPLHLDEALMQLDSIGSEFLVFFNAENNRINVVYRTKVNGYALIDPVL comes from the coding sequence ATGAACATCTCATTTGCATTCAAGAACTTTGAAGCCTCCGAACACCTGAAGAAGTATGCCCGTCGCCGCATGGAAAAGCTGGGACGGTTTTTTGGCAAGGCCTCTGGCCTGGAAGTGGCAGTTGTGCTTACCGTCGACAAGTTTCGCCATCGTTGCGAAGTGACCGTTACCGGTGAAGGGCTGCACATCAATGCCACGGAACAGACTTCGGACATGTATGCCGCCATTGACCTTGTTACAGACAAGGTGGAATCGCAGATCAAGCGCCAGGTGGCCCGCGTAAAGGCCCAGCGGCGTCACGCCCGCAATACCGATGTGGACGTGTTCACCTACAACCTCGATGCCGATGCAGACCTGCAGCAGCCCGTGGACGGCACAGACCGCCTCGCCACCAAGCCCCTGCATCTGGATGAAGCGCTCATGCAGCTTGATTCCATTGGCAGCGAGTTTCTTGTGTTCTTTAATGCAGAGAACAACCGCATCAATGTGGTGTACCGCACCAAGGTAAACGGCTACGCCCTCATTGACCCCGTGTTGTAA
- a CDS encoding PTS sugar transporter subunit IIB, with translation MWFRVDNRLVHGQVIEAWLPYTGARHLVVANDELAGDIMRQQIIELAVPHRVMTHFITVKDLGATLNSCGDECFVLFANCQDARQACDAGVLMPVLNMGNLHYGPDKLQVLPHVALSAQDREDLHIIQDHLVQLDFRCVPTETVRGPNDQLF, from the coding sequence ATGTGGTTTCGCGTGGACAATCGCCTGGTTCACGGCCAGGTAATCGAAGCCTGGTTACCCTACACAGGGGCGCGACATCTGGTGGTTGCCAACGACGAACTTGCAGGCGACATAATGCGGCAGCAGATTATTGAACTGGCTGTGCCGCACAGGGTTATGACCCATTTTATCACTGTTAAGGATCTGGGCGCCACTCTGAATTCGTGTGGCGACGAGTGCTTTGTGCTCTTTGCCAATTGCCAGGATGCGCGACAGGCCTGTGATGCCGGTGTGCTCATGCCGGTGCTGAACATGGGCAACCTGCACTATGGCCCGGACAAGCTGCAGGTGCTGCCGCATGTGGCGCTATCAGCCCAGGACAGGGAAGACCTGCACATTATTCAGGACCATCTTGTGCAGCTTGATTTTCGCTGTGTTCCTACCGAGACAGTTCGAGGCCCCAATGATCAACTTTTCTGA
- a CDS encoding response regulator transcription factor, with the protein MSEDQPRRARVFLIDDHLAMRSGLSLLLTKSGHVICGEAETRAEVLARLKDSTADVALVDLTLGDESGLDLIDDLLAHNVAVVIYSMHEDRKTVERAFVAGAAGYVTKREVADVLLTALDQVLAGNRYASPRATKSLANRFLVPQEGMETVLSSREEQIITMIGRAETSEEIAEALHISIHTVKTYYARIIEKLGIGGMKELRKFAALRNK; encoded by the coding sequence ATGAGTGAAGACCAACCCCGCAGGGCGCGCGTATTTTTGATCGACGATCACCTTGCCATGCGCAGTGGTCTGTCGCTGTTGCTGACCAAGTCTGGTCATGTCATTTGCGGCGAGGCGGAGACCCGCGCCGAGGTGCTTGCCCGGCTAAAGGATTCCACTGCAGATGTTGCCCTGGTCGACCTGACACTTGGGGACGAATCTGGCCTTGATCTCATTGATGACCTGCTGGCGCACAATGTGGCCGTGGTCATCTATTCCATGCACGAAGACCGCAAAACCGTTGAAAGAGCCTTTGTTGCTGGTGCAGCAGGCTATGTGACAAAGCGTGAAGTAGCGGATGTGCTGCTCACGGCTCTTGATCAGGTTCTAGCGGGCAACCGCTATGCCAGCCCCAGGGCCACAAAAAGTCTGGCCAACCGTTTTCTTGTGCCCCAAGAGGGCATGGAAACAGTGTTGAGCTCGCGTGAAGAACAGATCATAACCATGATCGGCAGAGCTGAAACCAGCGAAGAAATTGCGGAAGCTCTTCATATCAGCATTCATACGGTCAAGACGTACTATGCTCGCATCATTGAAAAACTTGGAATCGGCGGCATGAAAGAGCTGCGCAAATTTGCAGCGTTGCGCAACAAATAA
- the rpoN gene encoding RNA polymerase factor sigma-54, with protein sequence MALELRQQLKLTQQLVMTPQLQQAIKLLQLSRVELLETVQQELLENPFLEESSLADDASAGEQHEESRESVKEDVYDKELAKDADWEDYLGEFASTPRLSQSREFELAEEISPLEARYAAKPTLDGHLLWQLRLSSLTEEQKGIGEVIIGNLSSAGYLQASIEEVAEMANVAPEEVLPVLEKVQMFDPVGVAARDARECLMVQIKSLNYARDPILVELVESHLEDLEAKRYKPLLRKFKLDMEELKEYLDIIQSLDPLPGASFGGGEPTYVSPDVFVYKMGDEFVILLNDDGLPQLQLSAMSQMNIGNSEQEKDYCAEKIRSASWLIKSLYQRQRTLYKVMESIVRHQQPFFEDGVTKLAPLILKDIADDISMHESTVSRITTNKYVATPHGIFELKFFFNSGLELDDGSQVGSESVKALIKKFISEEDTRSPLSDERIGEMLKERLKVNIARRTVAKYRTALDIPSSSRRKEHF encoded by the coding sequence ATGGCACTGGAACTACGGCAGCAACTGAAGCTGACACAGCAACTAGTAATGACCCCGCAATTGCAGCAGGCAATCAAGCTGCTGCAGCTCTCGCGCGTGGAACTTCTGGAAACTGTGCAGCAGGAGCTGCTTGAAAACCCTTTTCTTGAAGAATCTTCCCTGGCCGACGACGCCTCGGCGGGTGAGCAGCACGAAGAAAGCCGCGAATCCGTCAAGGAGGACGTGTATGACAAGGAACTGGCAAAGGACGCTGACTGGGAAGATTATCTCGGTGAGTTTGCCAGCACGCCCCGCCTTTCGCAGTCGCGCGAATTTGAACTTGCCGAAGAAATTTCGCCTCTCGAAGCCCGCTACGCGGCCAAGCCCACCCTTGACGGCCATCTGCTGTGGCAGTTGCGCCTTTCTTCGCTGACAGAAGAGCAGAAGGGCATTGGCGAGGTCATTATCGGCAACCTTTCGTCTGCCGGATATTTGCAGGCCAGCATTGAAGAAGTGGCCGAAATGGCCAATGTCGCCCCAGAGGAAGTACTGCCTGTACTTGAAAAGGTGCAGATGTTCGACCCGGTGGGCGTTGCTGCGCGCGATGCCCGCGAATGCCTGATGGTGCAGATCAAGAGTCTTAACTACGCCCGTGATCCCATCCTTGTGGAGCTGGTAGAATCGCACCTTGAAGACCTTGAGGCCAAGCGCTACAAGCCCCTGCTGCGCAAGTTCAAGCTCGATATGGAAGAGCTCAAGGAATATCTGGATATCATCCAGAGCCTTGACCCATTGCCCGGTGCCAGCTTTGGCGGCGGCGAGCCCACCTACGTGAGCCCCGACGTATTCGTGTACAAGATGGGCGACGAATTTGTGATTCTGCTCAACGACGATGGCCTGCCCCAGTTGCAGCTTTCGGCCATGAGCCAGATGAATATTGGCAACTCTGAGCAGGAAAAGGACTACTGTGCGGAAAAGATCCGTTCGGCATCCTGGCTCATTAAAAGCCTGTACCAGCGCCAGCGCACGCTTTACAAGGTTATGGAAAGCATTGTGCGCCACCAGCAGCCATTTTTTGAAGACGGCGTTACCAAGCTTGCGCCGCTTATTCTCAAGGACATTGCCGACGATATCAGCATGCATGAATCAACGGTCAGCCGCATTACTACCAACAAGTATGTGGCCACGCCGCACGGCATCTTTGAGCTGAAGTTTTTCTTTAACAGTGGGCTTGAGCTTGACGACGGTAGCCAGGTTGGCTCGGAAAGCGTCAAGGCTCTGATAAAGAAATTCATCTCTGAAGAGGACACCCGGTCTCCTCTCAGCGATGAGCGTATCGGCGAAATGCTCAAGGAGCGTCTCAAGGTCAATATTGCGCGGCGTACGGTTGCCAAATACCGCACGGCGCTTGATATTCCCTCGTCATCACGCCGCAAGGAGCATTTCTGA
- a CDS encoding sensor histidine kinase gives MRISRAGLLVLLLLLLVSGSAAFAGPAAQPPVVEQGVLDLSSWRLNRDGPVKLDGQWEFYWNQLLAPDDFKAASPAELTGYQYFPGSWKGFVLNGQSLPGTGRATFRLRIVPGQKITDAALKVYNIPAAYKIWANGMLLTASGEPGTDADTELAHRTHKIVPFPDVSSEIELVLQISNYHFRRGGVRDSIVLSSEEPLESAHIRTWGWSLLLIGGLLFMGVYHLVLHYWRNKDVSTLYFGLYCIVLVGHFITSDSTEWVVTLFVPNHYPLFLEKLSLVCYVCSASILYRFYRSLYKNEFPLFIQYFCDFRSLSFIFLCLTQTDITVFNALHFYMLASFLLIGSYIVLLSICFLRGHTGSLFLLIGSIVIGLVAINDIFCHMGFINSILLIQEGTFVFALSQAFALAQRFSNAFREVEFLSKDLEDKNAALETEMEERNRLEQEIIKVSEEERRCLSHDLHDGLCQHLAVARLRCSVLALEPGMGQEALTNLTDLSALLNESVSLAYDLSRGLWPVEHAIDGVGPSLEELARRVGESSGIDVDFVEDLPCATCNNPHLLQLYRIAQEAVTNAVKHAKPSRISIVLNCNAARELVLSVSDDGVGKTDATSPTGGLGLRIMAHRARMIGAELTFEASKGGGTSLVCRLQCNTEQELTGDME, from the coding sequence ATGAGAATCAGCCGGGCAGGTCTGCTGGTGCTCCTTCTGTTGCTTCTTGTGTCTGGTTCTGCCGCGTTTGCCGGGCCAGCGGCCCAGCCGCCAGTGGTGGAACAGGGGGTGCTTGACCTTTCGAGCTGGAGGCTGAACAGGGACGGGCCCGTTAAGCTGGACGGGCAGTGGGAATTCTACTGGAACCAGCTGCTTGCGCCAGATGACTTCAAGGCTGCAAGCCCGGCAGAGCTGACCGGTTACCAGTATTTTCCCGGTTCATGGAAGGGGTTTGTGCTCAACGGGCAAAGCCTGCCGGGAACGGGGCGGGCCACATTCAGGCTGCGCATTGTTCCCGGTCAAAAAATTACTGATGCGGCGTTAAAAGTGTATAATATTCCAGCTGCCTACAAAATATGGGCAAATGGAATGCTTTTGACCGCAAGCGGCGAACCCGGTACCGATGCGGATACAGAGCTTGCCCACCGTACACACAAGATTGTTCCGTTTCCCGATGTCAGCTCAGAGATTGAGCTGGTGCTGCAAATTTCAAATTACCATTTTCGCCGTGGGGGTGTGCGCGATTCCATAGTCCTGTCGTCAGAAGAGCCATTGGAATCGGCCCATATCCGCACCTGGGGCTGGTCACTGCTTTTGATTGGCGGGCTGCTGTTCATGGGGGTGTACCATCTTGTTTTGCATTACTGGCGAAACAAGGATGTTTCTACATTATATTTTGGATTATACTGTATTGTCCTCGTCGGGCACTTCATAACGTCCGATTCCACAGAGTGGGTTGTCACACTTTTTGTTCCAAATCATTATCCGCTATTTCTGGAAAAATTATCTCTTGTATGCTATGTTTGTTCGGCATCAATTCTGTACAGGTTTTACAGGTCGCTATATAAAAATGAGTTTCCTCTTTTCATTCAGTATTTTTGCGATTTCAGAAGTCTGAGCTTTATTTTTTTATGTCTCACGCAGACTGACATTACTGTTTTTAATGCGCTGCATTTTTACATGCTGGCATCTTTTCTGCTTATTGGCAGCTATATAGTGCTGCTGTCCATCTGTTTTTTGCGCGGGCATACGGGCTCGCTGTTTTTGCTCATTGGCTCCATTGTCATAGGGCTGGTCGCCATTAACGATATTTTTTGTCACATGGGCTTCATCAATTCAATACTGCTGATTCAAGAAGGAACATTTGTTTTTGCCCTGTCACAGGCATTTGCACTGGCGCAACGGTTTTCCAACGCTTTTAGGGAAGTAGAATTCCTGTCAAAAGATCTGGAAGACAAAAACGCAGCGCTTGAAACCGAGATGGAAGAGCGCAACCGCCTGGAGCAGGAGATTATCAAGGTCAGCGAGGAAGAACGCCGCTGCCTGAGCCATGATCTGCACGACGGTCTGTGCCAGCATCTGGCCGTGGCGCGGTTGCGGTGCTCTGTGCTGGCGCTGGAGCCTGGCATGGGTCAGGAGGCTCTGACCAACCTGACCGACCTTTCCGCTCTGCTCAACGAATCTGTCAGCCTTGCCTATGACCTCTCGCGCGGGCTGTGGCCGGTGGAGCACGCAATCGACGGAGTTGGGCCCTCGCTTGAAGAACTCGCTCGGCGGGTTGGGGAATCGAGCGGCATCGATGTGGATTTTGTGGAAGATCTGCCCTGTGCCACCTGTAATAATCCGCATCTGCTGCAGCTCTACCGCATAGCGCAAGAGGCGGTGACCAATGCAGTAAAGCATGCCAAGCCGAGCCGTATCAGCATTGTGCTTAACTGCAACGCAGCGCGCGAGCTGGTGCTGTCGGTTTCGGACGACGGCGTAGGAAAAACTGACGCAACCTCGCCAACCGGCGGGCTGGGATTGAGAATCATGGCCCACCGGGCAAGGATGATTGGCGCAGAGCTGACTTTTGAAGCCTCAAAAGGCGGCGGCACGAGTCTTGTCTGCCGGCTGCAGTGCAACACAGAGCAGGAACTGACAGGAGATATGGAATGA
- the rapZ gene encoding RNase adapter RapZ, whose amino-acid sequence MKDSAQMLPSDSSQAENSSAGGSFASVTAQVCIVTGLSGAGKSTALKVFEDMGHFVVDGLPVSLVMEMVDMMSRPSMSHFKGIALGMDLRQSNFVEDINECLSVLAGNNIRPMLLFLEANNQELIRRYAATRRPHPLERGGMGLEAALLAERSSLRPLREMADLVIDTSRFSIHDLRRAIQKRWSGNKGKLRAIRVNVISFGFKYGVPREADLVFDLRFLANPYFVDELRPLSGKDKAVADYVFNSPHARDFRDKLVDLLFFMLPLMEAEGRYRITVAVGCTGGRHRSVAMAEEILQALRQADYPAFLEHRHLELG is encoded by the coding sequence ATGAAGGATTCCGCGCAGATGTTGCCGTCTGATTCTTCGCAGGCTGAAAATTCTTCTGCCGGTGGGTCTTTTGCCAGTGTAACCGCGCAGGTGTGCATTGTGACGGGCCTTTCTGGCGCGGGCAAAAGTACGGCACTCAAGGTTTTTGAAGACATGGGCCACTTTGTGGTCGATGGTCTGCCCGTAAGTCTGGTTATGGAAATGGTGGACATGATGTCGCGCCCCTCCATGAGCCATTTCAAGGGCATCGCTTTGGGCATGGATTTGCGCCAGAGCAACTTTGTGGAAGACATCAATGAATGTCTCAGCGTACTCGCGGGCAACAACATTCGGCCCATGCTGCTTTTTCTTGAGGCAAACAATCAAGAGCTGATCCGCCGTTATGCCGCCACCCGTCGCCCGCATCCGCTGGAGCGCGGGGGTATGGGGCTTGAGGCGGCCCTGCTGGCCGAGCGCAGCAGCCTGCGCCCCCTGCGCGAAATGGCCGATCTGGTCATTGATACCTCGCGGTTCTCCATACACGACCTGCGCCGCGCCATTCAGAAGCGCTGGAGCGGCAACAAGGGCAAGCTGCGGGCCATACGGGTCAATGTTATCTCGTTTGGCTTCAAATATGGCGTGCCGCGAGAGGCAGACCTTGTTTTTGACTTGCGCTTTCTGGCCAACCCGTATTTTGTGGATGAGCTGCGTCCCCTGAGCGGCAAGGACAAAGCCGTTGCCGATTATGTGTTCAATTCGCCCCATGCGCGGGATTTTCGCGACAAGCTCGTAGATCTGCTGTTTTTCATGCTACCGCTCATGGAGGCCGAAGGCCGCTACCGAATTACGGTGGCGGTGGGCTGCACGGGCGGGCGGCACCGTTCAGTGGCCATGGCCGAAGAAATTTTGCAAGCCCTGCGCCAGGCGGATTATCCGGCTTTTCTGGAGCATCGGCATCTTGAACTTGGCTAA
- a CDS encoding CTP synthase, translating into MKTKYIFVTGGVLSSLGKGLAAASLGALLQTRGLTVTIQKLDPYINVDPGTMNPFQHGEVFVTDDGAETDLDLGHYERYLNVPMSRKNNTTSGAIYNHVIAKERHGDYLGATVQVIPHITDEIKSVVLSLSEGEDAPDVAIIEIGGTVGDIEGLPFLEAIRQLKSELGRDNCLNIHLTLVPYLRSAGEHKTKPTQHSVKELLSIGIQPDIILCRCEQSIPEELRRKIALFCNVDQDAVFSSVDVNNIYEVPLKFYEEGFDQKVAIMLRLPARNAHLEAWEKLVSDCANPKGKVTIAIVGKYVDLKEAYKSLHEALIHGGVANRVEVELRYVNSENVDESNCAESFKGCHGILVPGGFGYRGVEGKIAAIRYARENNIPFFGICLGMQCAVIEFARHVAGLDDANSEEFNPLSDHKVIYLMTEWFDFRTKNVEKRDAGSDKGGTMRLGSYPCKVAPETKAFVAYKRAMVDERHRHRYEFNNAFKELLAEKGMVFSGTAPDDSLVEIIELKSHPWFLGCQFHPEFKSRPMTAHPLFREFIGAAKKFAKV; encoded by the coding sequence ATGAAAACTAAATACATTTTTGTGACGGGCGGCGTACTGTCGTCGCTGGGCAAGGGCCTTGCGGCTGCGTCGCTGGGCGCGCTGCTGCAAACGCGCGGGCTAACTGTAACCATTCAGAAGCTTGATCCTTACATCAATGTTGACCCCGGCACCATGAACCCGTTCCAGCACGGCGAGGTATTCGTTACCGACGACGGCGCGGAAACGGATCTGGACCTCGGGCACTACGAGCGCTACCTCAACGTGCCCATGTCGCGCAAGAACAACACCACTTCTGGCGCCATTTATAACCATGTTATCGCCAAGGAACGTCATGGCGATTACCTGGGCGCCACTGTGCAGGTTATTCCGCACATCACCGACGAGATCAAAAGCGTGGTGCTCTCCCTTTCTGAAGGCGAAGACGCGCCCGACGTGGCTATCATCGAAATCGGCGGTACGGTGGGCGATATCGAAGGCCTGCCCTTCCTCGAGGCTATCCGCCAGCTTAAATCAGAGCTTGGTCGTGACAACTGCCTCAACATTCACCTCACGCTGGTTCCTTACCTGCGTAGCGCGGGCGAGCACAAAACCAAGCCCACCCAGCACAGCGTGAAAGAACTGCTTTCCATCGGCATTCAGCCCGATATTATTCTGTGCCGCTGCGAGCAGAGCATTCCTGAAGAACTGCGCCGCAAGATCGCCCTGTTCTGCAACGTGGATCAGGACGCCGTGTTCTCTTCGGTGGATGTGAACAACATTTATGAAGTGCCCCTCAAGTTCTATGAGGAAGGCTTTGACCAGAAGGTGGCCATCATGCTGCGCCTGCCCGCGCGCAATGCCCACCTTGAAGCCTGGGAAAAGCTGGTGAGCGACTGTGCCAACCCCAAGGGCAAGGTTACCATTGCCATTGTGGGCAAGTACGTTGACCTCAAGGAAGCTTACAAGAGCCTGCACGAGGCCCTCATTCACGGTGGCGTTGCCAACCGCGTTGAGGTGGAGCTGCGCTACGTCAATTCCGAAAACGTGGACGAAAGCAACTGCGCCGAATCCTTCAAGGGTTGTCACGGCATTCTTGTGCCAGGCGGCTTTGGCTACCGCGGCGTGGAAGGCAAGATTGCCGCCATTCGCTACGCACGTGAAAACAACATTCCCTTCTTTGGTATCTGTCTTGGCATGCAGTGTGCGGTGATTGAATTTGCCCGCCACGTTGCCGGTCTCGACGATGCCAACTCTGAAGAATTCAATCCGCTGTCAGACCACAAAGTCATCTACCTCATGACCGAATGGTTCGACTTCCGCACCAAGAATGTGGAAAAACGCGATGCGGGCAGCGACAAGGGCGGCACCATGCGTCTTGGTTCGTACCCCTGCAAGGTTGCGCCCGAAACCAAGGCTTTTGTGGCCTACAAAAGGGCCATGGTGGATGAACGCCACCGTCACCGCTATGAATTCAACAATGCTTTCAAGGAACTGCTGGCCGAAAAGGGCATGGTTTTCAGCGGCACCGCCCCCGATGATTCTCTTGTGGAAATCATCGAACTGAAAAGCCACCCCTGGTTCCTCGGTTGCCAGTTCCACCCCGAATTCAAGTCGCGTCCCATGACCGCGCACCCGCTGTTCCGTGAATTTATTGGCGCAGCCAAAAAGTTTGCCAAGGTTTAG
- a CDS encoding response regulator — MELNHDAEDVRAILMSTRRVYQKQFIESGLPVNEHTVGFLPAHALSHISVEFPHWNTTGLTFNNVSDKPRNPLNRANSFELDAMAWFRANSHEKSRLLEISKDGSSFYHYTSPIWIEEYCLTCHGSRATAPASIAAAYSESYDYNDGELRGILSIYMPTEQLRKNSYAAWGAQLAIRLVGYTLLLLALGFLLNKYVANRLARLEENAKRLAAGDYSARVRHIGSDEIGDLATSINTMSREIQKRDRTLRENEERFRLTSDSIKDALVLLSSDGEIIFWNKAAEQIFGYTAGETIGRILLDFLVPERYRAEIAAGLKEFVQTGQGMFCGKSIELSALRKGGQEFAIELSLSSMNTLGKWIGIGLVRDISERKLVEAELAAHRDQLEQLVVSRTRDLMIAKEAAEAGSVAKSAFLANMSHEIRTPLNAITGMIHILRRSGLTPSQNDKLGKIEIASNHLLEIINNVLELSKIEAGKFVLQTVPVHIENLLENISSILGQKAYEKGIELITEMSPLSCPVYGDESRLQQALLNLATNALKFTDHGHVRLSVSQESQTDSTITLRFEVEDTGIGISPEQQPRLFSAFEQADNSLSRKYGGTGLGLAITKKMAEMMGGRAGMTSTLGKGSTFWFTATLTKAAPQAAEEVCGRIDNAEATIRQKLQGKRILLVEDEPINREIAQTLLEDVGFTVDLAEDGAKAVELVRAKSYDLIFMDMQMPHVNGLDATRDIRQLAKGSTIPIIAMTANAFAEDRELCLAAGMNDFIAKPVSTTLLYQKLCTWLQKRT, encoded by the coding sequence ATGGAGCTCAACCATGACGCGGAAGACGTAAGGGCAATTCTTATGTCTACCCGCAGGGTCTATCAAAAACAGTTCATTGAAAGTGGACTACCGGTAAATGAGCATACTGTTGGTTTTTTGCCTGCGCATGCGCTGTCGCACATTTCTGTCGAATTTCCCCATTGGAACACCACCGGCCTTACTTTCAACAACGTTTCAGACAAGCCCCGCAATCCCCTGAATCGTGCCAACAGCTTTGAGCTGGATGCCATGGCCTGGTTCAGGGCCAATTCGCACGAAAAAAGTCGTCTGCTAGAGATTTCAAAAGACGGTTCGTCATTCTACCACTACACAAGCCCTATCTGGATAGAAGAATACTGCCTCACCTGCCACGGCAGCCGCGCTACTGCCCCTGCCTCCATTGCCGCAGCCTACTCGGAATCTTACGATTATAATGACGGTGAGCTGCGCGGCATTTTAAGCATATACATGCCCACGGAACAGCTGCGAAAAAACAGCTATGCCGCATGGGGGGCGCAGCTTGCAATTCGCCTTGTGGGCTACACCTTGCTGCTGCTTGCGCTGGGTTTTTTGCTCAACAAATACGTGGCTAACCGGCTAGCACGGCTGGAAGAAAACGCAAAAAGACTCGCAGCTGGCGACTACTCTGCCCGGGTTCGACACATTGGCAGCGATGAAATTGGCGACCTTGCCACATCAATCAACACCATGAGCAGGGAAATTCAGAAAAGGGACAGAACCCTGCGTGAAAACGAAGAACGCTTTCGCCTCACCTCAGACAGCATTAAGGACGCGCTGGTACTACTCAGCAGCGATGGCGAAATCATTTTCTGGAACAAGGCGGCAGAGCAGATTTTTGGCTACACGGCAGGCGAAACAATAGGTCGTATTTTGCTCGATTTTCTGGTTCCGGAGCGCTACCGGGCCGAGATTGCTGCCGGGCTGAAAGAATTTGTGCAAACAGGCCAGGGCATGTTTTGTGGAAAAAGCATTGAACTGAGCGCCCTGCGCAAGGGTGGGCAGGAATTTGCAATTGAGCTTTCACTTTCATCCATGAACACCCTTGGCAAATGGATTGGCATTGGACTTGTGCGGGATATATCTGAACGCAAGCTGGTTGAGGCAGAGCTTGCGGCTCACCGCGACCAGCTTGAGCAACTGGTTGTATCGCGCACACGTGACCTGATGATAGCCAAAGAAGCCGCGGAAGCTGGCAGCGTGGCAAAAAGCGCCTTTCTGGCCAACATGAGCCACGAAATACGCACGCCCCTCAATGCCATAACCGGCATGATCCACATATTGCGCCGTTCGGGGCTTACGCCAAGCCAGAATGACAAGCTGGGCAAGATTGAGATCGCCAGCAACCACTTACTTGAGATAATCAACAATGTTCTTGAATTATCCAAGATTGAGGCGGGCAAGTTTGTGCTGCAAACGGTTCCCGTGCATATAGAGAACCTGCTTGAAAACATCTCGTCAATTCTTGGGCAAAAGGCTTATGAAAAAGGCATTGAACTGATAACAGAAATGTCTCCCCTCAGCTGCCCCGTTTATGGTGATGAAAGCAGGCTGCAACAGGCGCTGCTCAACCTTGCTACCAATGCCCTAAAATTTACCGATCACGGGCATGTACGCCTGAGCGTAAGCCAGGAATCGCAGACAGACAGCACCATAACCCTGCGCTTTGAGGTTGAGGATACAGGCATAGGCATAAGCCCTGAGCAGCAGCCCCGGCTGTTCAGCGCGTTTGAACAGGCCGATAATTCGCTCAGCCGCAAATACGGTGGCACGGGCCTGGGCCTGGCCATAACCAAAAAGATGGCAGAAATGATGGGCGGCAGGGCGGGCATGACCAGCACCCTGGGCAAGGGCAGCACATTCTGGTTTACCGCCACCCTTACCAAAGCAGCACCGCAGGCTGCAGAAGAAGTTTGCGGCCGCATTGACAATGCGGAGGCAACCATTCGCCAAAAGCTGCAAGGCAAGCGCATACTGCTGGTAGAGGACGAACCCATCAACAGGGAGATAGCGCAAACCCTGCTTGAAGATGTTGGCTTTACAGTGGATCTGGCGGAAGACGGTGCAAAGGCTGTTGAACTGGTGCGGGCAAAGTCCTACGACCTGATTTTTATGGACATGCAGATGCCGCACGTAAACGGTCTTGATGCTACCCGCGATATACGCCAGCTTGCGAAGGGAAGTACGATTCCCATCATTGCCATGACAGCCAACGCCTTTGCCGAAGACCGCGAGTTGTGCCTTGCTGCAGGCATGAACGACTTTATCGCCAAGCCTGTCTCAACCACGCTACTGTATCAGAAGCTGTGCACCTGGCTGCAAAAACGCACTTAA
- a CDS encoding PTS sugar transporter subunit IIA — protein sequence MTDENKKTQVGIILVSHADYGTAMLRTAEFILGQQSDCSSISVDVAHEVSETVRRLTDATQRLDKGAGVIILTDMFGGTPTNIALSLLATHKVEVVTGVNLPMLLKVFTSRDKELGELARIAGEAGAKGIVVAGSMLRNKARDKADS from the coding sequence ATGACGGACGAAAACAAGAAGACCCAGGTCGGAATTATTCTGGTTTCGCATGCCGATTACGGCACGGCCATGCTGCGCACCGCAGAATTTATTCTTGGGCAGCAGAGCGATTGCAGCTCAATCAGCGTTGATGTTGCCCATGAGGTATCAGAAACCGTTCGCCGTCTTACAGACGCAACCCAGCGGCTCGACAAGGGCGCTGGCGTTATTATTCTTACGGATATGTTTGGCGGCACGCCCACCAACATTGCCCTTTCGCTGTTGGCAACCCACAAGGTAGAGGTTGTTACTGGCGTTAACCTGCCGATGTTGCTCAAGGTTTTTACCTCACGCGACAAAGAGCTGGGCGAGCTGGCCCGCATAGCTGGCGAGGCAGGCGCAAAGGGTATTGTGGTTGCAGGCAGCATGCTGCGCAACAAAGCTCGCGACAAAGCCGATAGCTAG